The following coding sequences lie in one Streptomyces xiamenensis genomic window:
- a CDS encoding DUF485 domain-containing protein — MTTTQPVPDAGEPPGDDLETRSAAMHDDPRFQELRGRLLRFVVPASLAFFTWYLLYVLMTGYARGVMSTKVIGSLNVALVFALLQFVMTFTIAVLYSRYANRRLDPLADELRAELDGEGRS, encoded by the coding sequence ATGACGACGACGCAACCCGTTCCCGACGCAGGCGAGCCCCCGGGCGATGATCTGGAGACCCGCTCGGCCGCGATGCACGACGACCCCCGGTTCCAGGAGTTGCGCGGGCGGTTGCTGCGCTTTGTGGTCCCGGCGAGCCTGGCGTTCTTCACCTGGTACCTGCTCTATGTCCTGATGACCGGCTACGCGCGTGGCGTGATGTCCACCAAGGTGATCGGCAGCCTCAATGTGGCGCTGGTCTTCGCACTGCTCCAGTTCGTGATGACCTTCACCATCGCCGTTCTCTATTCCCGGTACGCCAATCGCCGGCTCGATCCGCTGGCGGACGAGCTGCGTGCGGAACTGGACGGGGAGGGCCGCTCATGA
- the tuf gene encoding elongation factor Tu, whose translation MAKAKFERTKPHVNIGTIGHIDHGKTTLTAAITKVLHDAYPDLNEASAFDQIDKAPEERQRGITISIAHVEYQTESRHYAHVDCPGHADYIKNMITGAAQMDGAILVVAATDGPMPQTKEHVLLARQVGVPYIVVALNKADMVDDEEILELVELEVRELLTEYEFPGDDTPVVKVSALKALEGDAEWGKSVLELMKAVDEAIPQPERDVDKPFLMPIEDVFTITGRGTVVTGRIERGVLKVNETVDIIGIKDEKTTTTVTGIEMFRKLLDEGQAGENVGLLLRGVKREDVERGQVIIKPGSVTPHTEFEATAYILSKDEGGRHTPFFNNYRPQFYFRTTDVTGVVTLPEGTEMVMPGDNTEMSVQLIQPIAMEEGLKFAIREGGRTVGAGQVTKINK comes from the coding sequence GTGGCGAAGGCGAAGTTCGAGCGGACTAAGCCGCACGTCAACATCGGCACCATCGGTCACATCGACCACGGTAAGACCACTCTTACCGCGGCGATCACCAAGGTGCTGCACGACGCGTACCCCGACCTGAACGAGGCCTCGGCCTTCGACCAGATCGACAAGGCTCCCGAGGAGCGTCAGCGCGGTATCACCATCTCCATCGCGCACGTCGAGTACCAGACGGAGAGCCGCCACTACGCTCACGTCGACTGCCCGGGTCACGCCGACTACATCAAGAACATGATCACCGGTGCCGCCCAGATGGACGGCGCGATCCTGGTCGTGGCCGCCACCGACGGCCCGATGCCGCAGACCAAGGAGCACGTGCTCCTGGCCCGCCAGGTTGGTGTGCCCTACATCGTTGTCGCCCTGAACAAGGCCGACATGGTGGACGACGAGGAGATCCTGGAGCTCGTCGAGCTCGAGGTCCGCGAGCTGCTCACCGAGTACGAGTTCCCGGGCGACGACACCCCGGTCGTCAAGGTCTCCGCGCTGAAGGCGCTGGAGGGCGACGCCGAGTGGGGCAAGTCCGTTCTCGAGCTGATGAAGGCCGTCGACGAGGCCATCCCGCAGCCCGAGCGTGACGTGGACAAGCCGTTCCTGATGCCGATCGAGGACGTCTTCACGATCACCGGTCGCGGTACGGTCGTCACCGGCCGTATCGAGCGTGGTGTCCTGAAGGTCAACGAGACCGTCGACATCATCGGCATCAAGGACGAGAAGACCACCACCACGGTCACCGGCATCGAGATGTTCCGGAAGCTGCTGGACGAGGGTCAGGCCGGTGAGAACGTCGGTCTGCTGCTCCGCGGTGTCAAGCGCGAGGACGTCGAGCGCGGCCAGGTCATCATCAAGCCGGGCTCGGTCACCCCGCACACGGAGTTCGAGGCGACGGCGTACATCCTGTCGAAGGACGAGGGTGGCCGCCACACCCCGTTCTTCAACAACTACCGTCCGCAGTTCTACTTCCGTACCACCGACGTGACCGGTGTGGTGACCCTCCCCGAGGGCACCGAGATGGTCATGCCGGGCGACAACACCGAGATGAGCGTTCAGCTGATTCAGCCGATCGCCATGGAGGAGGGCCTGAAGTTCGCCATCCGTGAGGGTGGCCGGACCGTCGGCGCCGGCCAGGTCACCAAGATCAACAAGTGA
- the fusA gene encoding elongation factor G: protein MATTSLDLTTVRNIGIMAHIDAGKTTTTERILYYTGVSYKIGEVHDGAATMDWMAQEQERGITITSAATTCHWPLEGVDHTINIIDTPGHVDFTIEVERSLRVLDGAVTVFDGVAGVEPQSETVWRQADRYGVPRICFVNKLDRTGADFFRCVDMIEERLGAVPLVMQLPIGAEAGFQGVIDLVRNKALVWSEETKLGEMYDTVDIPADLVEQAEEYRAKLIEAVAENDEEVMELYLEGTEPTEEQLYAAIRRITLASTGGETTTVTPVFCGTAFKNKGVQPLLDAVVRYLPTPLDVEGVEGHSPKDPEEVVVRKPSEDEPLAALAFKIASDPHLGKLTFIRVYSGVLTAGTQVLNSVKGRKERIGKIYRMHANKREEIERVGAGDIVAVMGLKQTTTGETLSDATHQVILESMDFPAPVIEVAIEPKTKGDQEKLGVAIQRLAEEDPSFQVATNEDTGQTIIKGMGELHLDVLVDRMRREFKVEANVGKPQVAYRETLRKIVAKHDYTHKKQTGGSGQFAKVQISLEPLEGDGYEFENKVTGGRIPKEYIPSVDAGAQEAMQFGVLAGYPLTGVKMILLDGAYHDVDSSEMAFKTAGIQAFKEAARMAGPVLLEPLMAVEVTTPEDYMGDVIGDLNSRRGQIQAMEDRSGAKVVKALVPLSEMFGYVGDLRSKTSGRASYSMQFDSYGEVPRNVAEEIIAKAKGE, encoded by the coding sequence ATGGCTACCACTTCACTTGACCTGACCACGGTCCGCAACATCGGGATCATGGCTCACATCGACGCGGGCAAGACGACGACCACCGAGCGCATCCTGTACTACACCGGTGTGAGCTACAAGATCGGCGAAGTTCACGACGGTGCCGCCACCATGGACTGGATGGCGCAGGAGCAGGAACGCGGCATCACGATCACGTCTGCCGCGACCACCTGTCACTGGCCGCTCGAAGGCGTCGACCACACCATCAACATCATCGACACCCCGGGTCACGTCGACTTCACGATCGAGGTGGAGCGTTCGCTGCGCGTGCTCGACGGCGCGGTCACGGTCTTCGATGGTGTCGCGGGTGTGGAGCCCCAGTCCGAGACCGTGTGGCGTCAGGCGGACCGCTACGGCGTGCCGCGGATCTGCTTCGTCAACAAGCTCGACCGCACCGGCGCGGACTTCTTCCGCTGCGTCGACATGATCGAGGAGCGGCTCGGCGCCGTTCCGCTGGTCATGCAGCTCCCCATCGGGGCCGAGGCGGGCTTCCAGGGCGTCATCGACCTGGTCCGCAACAAGGCCCTGGTGTGGTCCGAGGAGACCAAGCTGGGCGAGATGTACGACACCGTCGACATCCCGGCCGACCTCGTGGAGCAGGCGGAGGAGTACCGCGCCAAGCTCATCGAGGCCGTCGCGGAGAACGACGAGGAGGTCATGGAGCTGTACCTGGAGGGCACTGAGCCCACCGAGGAGCAGCTGTACGCCGCCATCCGTCGCATCACCCTGGCCTCCACCGGTGGCGAGACGACCACCGTCACCCCGGTGTTCTGCGGTACCGCGTTCAAGAACAAGGGCGTGCAGCCCCTCCTGGACGCCGTGGTGCGTTACCTGCCCACGCCGCTGGACGTCGAGGGCGTCGAGGGTCACTCCCCGAAGGACCCCGAAGAGGTCGTCGTCCGGAAGCCTTCGGAGGACGAGCCGCTGGCCGCCCTGGCGTTCAAGATCGCCAGCGACCCGCACCTCGGGAAGCTCACCTTCATCCGGGTGTACTCCGGTGTCCTCACCGCCGGCACGCAGGTGCTGAACTCGGTGAAGGGCCGCAAGGAGCGCATCGGCAAGATCTACCGCATGCACGCCAACAAGCGTGAGGAGATCGAGCGGGTGGGCGCCGGCGACATCGTCGCGGTGATGGGCCTGAAGCAGACCACCACCGGTGAGACGCTGTCGGACGCCACCCACCAGGTCATCCTGGAGTCGATGGACTTCCCGGCCCCGGTCATCGAGGTCGCGATCGAGCCCAAGACCAAGGGTGACCAGGAGAAGCTGGGTGTCGCCATCCAGCGGCTGGCCGAGGAGGACCCGTCCTTCCAGGTCGCCACCAACGAGGACACCGGGCAGACCATCATCAAGGGGATGGGCGAGCTCCACCTCGATGTGCTGGTCGACCGGATGCGTCGCGAGTTCAAGGTCGAGGCCAACGTCGGCAAGCCGCAGGTCGCCTACCGGGAGACCCTGCGGAAGATCGTCGCGAAGCACGACTACACGCACAAGAAGCAGACCGGTGGCTCCGGCCAGTTCGCCAAGGTCCAGATCTCTCTGGAGCCGCTTGAGGGCGACGGCTACGAGTTCGAGAACAAGGTCACCGGTGGCCGCATCCCCAAGGAGTACATCCCCTCGGTGGACGCGGGCGCCCAGGAAGCGATGCAGTTCGGCGTTCTCGCCGGCTACCCGCTGACGGGTGTCAAGATGATCCTGCTCGACGGTGCGTACCACGACGTGGACTCCTCCGAGATGGCCTTCAAGACCGCCGGTATCCAGGCGTTCAAGGAAGCCGCGCGGATGGCCGGTCCCGTTCTGCTGGAGCCCCTCATGGCCGTCGAGGTCACCACGCCCGAGGACTACATGGGCGATGTGATCGGCGACCTGAACTCCCGCCGTGGCCAGATCCAGGCCATGGAGGACCGTAGTGGTGCCAAGGTCGTCAAGGCCCTGGTCCCGCTGTCGGAGATGTTCGGGTACGTCGGCGACCTGCGGAGCAAGACCTCGGGTCGCGCGAGCTACAGCATGCAGTTCGATTCCTATGGTGAGGTTCCGCGGAACGTCGCCGAGGAGATCATCGCGAAGGCCAAGGGCGAGTAA
- the rpsG gene encoding 30S ribosomal protein S7, which produces MPRKGPAPKRPVHVDPVYGSPLVTSLINKVLLNGKRSTAERIVYGAMEGLREKSGNDPVITLKRALENVKPTLEVRSRRVGGATYQVPVEVRPGRSSTLALRWLVGYSRARREKTMTERLMNELLDASNGLGASVKKREDTHKMAESNKAFAHYRW; this is translated from the coding sequence ATGCCTCGTAAGGGCCCTGCCCCGAAGCGCCCGGTCCACGTCGACCCGGTCTACGGTTCTCCTCTGGTGACCTCGCTGATCAACAAGGTGCTGCTGAACGGCAAGCGCTCCACCGCCGAGCGCATCGTCTACGGCGCCATGGAGGGTCTGCGGGAGAAGTCCGGCAACGACCCGGTCATCACCCTGAAGCGCGCTCTGGAGAACGTGAAGCCGACCCTCGAGGTCCGCTCCCGCCGTGTCGGTGGCGCCACCTACCAGGTGCCGGTCGAGGTTCGCCCCGGCCGTTCCTCCACCCTCGCGCTGCGCTGGCTGGTCGGTTACTCGCGGGCTCGCCGTGAGAAGACCATGACCGAGCGCCTGATGAACGAACTGCTCGACGCCTCCAACGGCCTCGGCGCGTCCGTCAAGAAGCGCGAGGACACCCACAAGATGGCCGAGTCCAACAAGGCCTTCGCGCACTACCGCTGGTAG
- the rpsL gene encoding 30S ribosomal protein S12: protein MPTIQQLVRKGRQDKVEKNKTPALNGSPQRRGVCTRVFTTTPKKPNSALRKVARVKLSSGIEVTAYIPGENHNLQEHSIVLVRGGRVKDLPGVRYKIIRGSLDTQGVRNRKQARSRYGAKKEK, encoded by the coding sequence GTGCCAACGATCCAGCAGCTGGTCCGAAAGGGCCGGCAGGACAAGGTCGAGAAGAACAAGACGCCCGCGCTGAATGGGTCTCCCCAGCGCCGTGGCGTCTGCACGCGTGTGTTCACCACCACCCCGAAGAAGCCGAACTCGGCGCTGCGCAAGGTGGCCCGTGTGAAGCTCAGCAGTGGGATCGAGGTCACGGCCTACATCCCGGGTGAGAACCACAACCTTCAGGAGCACTCCATCGTGCTGGTGCGCGGTGGCCGTGTGAAGGACCTGCCGGGTGTCCGTTACAAGATCATCCGCGGTTCTCTCGACACGCAGGGCGTGCGGAACCGCAAGCAGGCCCGCAGCCGCTACGGCGCCAAGAAGGAGAAGTAA
- a CDS encoding LCP family protein has protein sequence MDTSTEPARPIPEDTAPVPGKRRRWPRVILAVLAAFLLAVLAGAGWLYHRTDQALSGIDRIPDALPTLPEEEQPVRAPEAADAQVYLLVGLDAKDTPASGESPDGTPVWQAGAARSDTMMLLQIAADRNSASLVSLPRDTWTEVPGHGEAKLNAAYSWGGPSLMVETVQNLTGIRVDHLAVIDWTGFRALTDAVGGVTLDGERLDGEAALEYVRERKSLPEGDLDRTRRQQNFLRALLSQTLSAGTLTDPGRLTALLDTLGDVISVDDQLSNGDLRDLAWELRSVRASDIAFMNAPVAGTGTAGGQSVVFLDEEAAAPLWQAMREDTMAAFLATDRAPDTLGETVR, from the coding sequence ATGGACACCAGTACGGAGCCGGCCAGACCGATACCCGAGGACACCGCGCCCGTCCCCGGGAAACGCCGCCGCTGGCCACGCGTCATCCTCGCCGTTCTCGCCGCCTTCCTGCTCGCCGTCCTCGCCGGCGCCGGCTGGCTCTACCACCGCACCGACCAGGCGCTGTCCGGCATTGACCGGATCCCGGACGCCCTGCCCACCCTGCCCGAGGAGGAACAGCCGGTACGCGCCCCCGAGGCCGCCGACGCCCAGGTCTATCTGCTGGTGGGCCTGGACGCCAAGGACACCCCCGCGTCCGGTGAGAGCCCCGACGGCACCCCCGTGTGGCAGGCCGGTGCCGCCCGCAGCGACACCATGATGCTGCTCCAGATCGCCGCCGACCGGAACTCCGCCTCGCTGGTCTCCCTCCCCCGCGACACCTGGACCGAGGTCCCGGGCCACGGCGAGGCCAAGCTGAACGCCGCCTACTCCTGGGGCGGCCCCTCCCTCATGGTGGAGACTGTCCAGAACCTCACCGGCATCCGCGTCGACCACCTCGCCGTCATCGACTGGACCGGCTTCCGGGCCCTTACCGACGCCGTCGGCGGCGTCACTCTGGACGGCGAACGGCTGGACGGCGAAGCCGCCCTGGAGTACGTGCGCGAACGGAAGTCGCTCCCCGAGGGCGACCTCGACCGCACCCGCCGTCAGCAGAACTTCCTGCGCGCCCTGCTCTCCCAGACCCTGTCCGCCGGCACCCTCACCGACCCCGGCCGGCTCACCGCACTGCTGGACACCCTCGGCGACGTGATCAGCGTCGACGACCAGCTCTCCAACGGCGACCTGCGCGACCTCGCCTGGGAGCTGCGCTCGGTCCGGGCCTCCGACATCGCCTTCATGAACGCGCCGGTCGCCGGCACCGGCACGGCCGGCGGCCAGTCCGTGGTCTTCCTGGACGAGGAGGCCGCGGCCCCCCTGTGGCAGGCGATGCGCGAGGACACGATGGCCGCCTTCCTCGCCACCGACCGGGCCCCGGACACCCTGGGCGAGACCGTGCGCTGA
- a CDS encoding DNA-directed RNA polymerase subunit beta' has protein sequence MLDVNFFDELRIGLATADDIRQWSHGEVKKPETINYRTLKPEKDGLFCEKIFGPTRDWECYCGKYKRVRFKGIICERCGVEVTRAKVRRERMGHIELAAPVTHIWYFKGVPSRLGYLLDLAPKDLEKVIYFAAYMITYVDEERRTRDLSSLEAHVSVERQQIEQRRDADLEARAKKQETDLAELEAEGAKADVRRKVREGAEREMKQLRDRAQREIDRLDEVWNRFKNLKVQDLEGDELLYRELRDRFGTYFDGSMGAAALQKRLETFDLNEEAARLREIIRTGKGQKKTRALKRLKVVSAFLQTSNSPKGMVLDCVPVIPPDLRPMVQLDGGRFATSDLNDLYRRVINRNNRLKRLLDLGAPEIIVNNEKRMLQEAVDALFDNGRRGRPVTGPGNRPLKSLSDMLKGKQGRFRQNLLGKRVDYSARSVIVVGPQLKLHQCGLPKAMALELFKPFVMKRLVDLNHAQNIKSAKRMVERQRTVVYDVLEEVIAEHPVLLNRAPTLHRLGIQAFEPQLVEGKAIQIHPLVCTAFNADFDGDQMAVHLPLSAEAQAEARILMLSSNNILKPADGRPVTMPTQDMVLGLFFLTTDEEEREVRGEGRSFSSTAEAIMAFDSGELSLQAKIDIRFPIGSVPPRGWTPPVPAEGEGEWQQGDSFRMRTTLGRALFNELLPEDYPFVDGSVGKKQLSQIVNDLAERYPKVVVAATLDNLKSAGYFWATRSGVTVAVSDIVVPEAKKQILENYEAQDEKVQKQYERGLITKDERTQELIAIWTKATNEVAETMNDNFPKTNPIFMMVDSGARGNMMQMRQIAGMRGLVSNAKNETIPRPIKASFREGLTVLEYFISTHGARKGLADTALRTADSGYLTRRLVDVSQDVIIREEDCGTERGLKLDIAAKGADGVLRKADNVESSVYARCLAEEIVVDGKVLAPAGTDLGDVLIDELVRHGVQTVKTRSVLTCESAVGTCAMCYGRSLATGKLVDIGEAVGIIAAQSIGEPGTQLTMRTFHTGGVAGEDITQGLPRVVELFEARQPKGVAPISESAGRVRIDETEKTKKVIVTPDDGTEETSYPVSKRARLLVTEGDHVVVGQPLTVGAANPHEVLRILGQRAVQIYLVGEVQKVYNSQGVAIHDKHIEIIVRQMLRRVTIIESGDAELLPGELVERSKFEGENRRVVSEGGQPASGRPQLMGITKASLATESWLSAASFQETTRVLTDAAINAKSDSLIGLKENVIIGKLIPAGTGLARYRNIRVEPTEEAKAAMYSAVGYDDIDYSPFGTGSGQAVPLEDYDYGPYQG, from the coding sequence GTGCTCGACGTCAACTTCTTCGACGAACTGCGGATCGGCCTGGCCACCGCTGACGACATCCGTCAGTGGTCACACGGCGAGGTCAAGAAGCCGGAGACCATCAACTACCGCACGCTCAAGCCCGAGAAGGACGGACTCTTCTGCGAGAAGATCTTCGGCCCCACCCGGGACTGGGAGTGCTACTGCGGCAAGTACAAGCGCGTCCGCTTCAAGGGCATCATCTGTGAGCGCTGCGGCGTCGAGGTGACCCGCGCCAAGGTGCGCCGTGAGCGGATGGGCCACATCGAGCTGGCCGCTCCCGTCACCCACATCTGGTACTTCAAGGGCGTGCCCTCGCGGCTCGGCTACCTGCTGGACCTGGCGCCGAAGGACCTGGAGAAGGTCATCTACTTCGCCGCGTACATGATCACGTACGTGGACGAGGAGCGCCGCACCCGCGATCTGTCCTCGCTGGAGGCCCACGTCTCCGTCGAGCGCCAGCAGATCGAGCAGCGGCGTGACGCCGACCTGGAGGCCCGCGCCAAGAAGCAGGAGACGGACCTCGCGGAACTGGAGGCCGAGGGCGCCAAGGCGGATGTCCGCCGCAAGGTGCGCGAAGGCGCCGAGCGCGAGATGAAGCAGCTGCGCGACCGCGCCCAGCGGGAGATCGACCGCCTGGACGAGGTGTGGAACCGCTTCAAGAACCTCAAGGTCCAGGACCTGGAGGGCGACGAGCTCCTCTACCGTGAGCTGCGCGACCGCTTCGGCACCTACTTCGACGGCTCGATGGGCGCCGCGGCGCTGCAGAAGCGCCTGGAGACCTTCGACCTCAACGAGGAGGCCGCCCGGCTGCGGGAGATCATCCGCACCGGCAAGGGCCAGAAGAAGACCCGTGCCCTCAAGCGGCTCAAGGTCGTCTCCGCGTTCCTGCAGACCTCCAACAGCCCCAAGGGCATGGTCCTGGACTGCGTTCCGGTGATCCCGCCGGACCTGCGTCCGATGGTGCAGCTGGACGGTGGCCGCTTCGCGACCTCCGACCTGAACGACCTGTACCGCCGTGTCATCAACCGCAACAACCGCCTCAAGCGCCTTCTCGACCTCGGTGCCCCCGAGATCATCGTGAACAACGAGAAGCGGATGCTGCAGGAGGCCGTCGACGCGCTGTTCGACAACGGCCGCCGCGGCCGGCCGGTCACCGGCCCGGGCAACCGCCCGCTGAAGTCGCTGTCCGACATGCTCAAGGGCAAGCAGGGCCGCTTCCGTCAGAACCTGCTGGGCAAGCGCGTCGACTACTCGGCCCGTTCCGTGATCGTCGTCGGCCCGCAGCTGAAGCTGCACCAGTGCGGTCTGCCCAAGGCGATGGCGCTGGAGCTCTTCAAGCCGTTCGTGATGAAGCGCCTGGTGGACCTGAACCACGCGCAGAACATCAAGTCGGCCAAGCGCATGGTCGAGCGCCAGCGCACCGTGGTGTACGACGTCCTCGAAGAGGTCATCGCCGAGCACCCGGTGCTGCTGAACCGCGCCCCGACCCTGCACCGTCTGGGCATCCAGGCCTTCGAGCCGCAGCTGGTCGAGGGCAAGGCCATCCAGATCCACCCGCTGGTGTGCACCGCGTTCAACGCGGACTTCGACGGTGACCAGATGGCCGTCCATCTGCCGCTGTCGGCCGAGGCGCAGGCCGAGGCCCGCATCCTGATGCTGTCCTCGAACAACATCCTCAAGCCGGCCGACGGCCGGCCGGTGACCATGCCCACCCAGGACATGGTGCTGGGCCTGTTCTTCCTCACCACCGATGAGGAAGAGCGCGAGGTGCGCGGCGAGGGCCGGTCCTTCTCCTCCACCGCCGAAGCGATCATGGCGTTCGACTCCGGGGAGCTCTCGCTCCAGGCGAAGATCGACATCCGCTTCCCGATCGGCTCGGTGCCGCCCCGGGGCTGGACCCCGCCGGTTCCGGCCGAGGGCGAGGGCGAGTGGCAGCAGGGTGACAGCTTCCGGATGCGGACGACCCTGGGTCGTGCGCTCTTCAACGAGCTGCTGCCCGAGGACTACCCGTTCGTCGACGGCTCGGTGGGCAAGAAGCAGCTCTCCCAGATCGTGAACGACCTGGCCGAGCGCTACCCCAAGGTCGTCGTCGCCGCCACCCTGGATAACCTCAAGTCCGCCGGTTACTTCTGGGCCACCCGGTCCGGTGTCACCGTCGCGGTCTCCGACATCGTCGTTCCCGAGGCCAAGAAGCAGATCCTCGAGAACTACGAGGCGCAGGACGAGAAGGTCCAGAAGCAGTACGAGCGCGGTCTGATCACCAAGGACGAGCGCACGCAGGAGCTCATCGCGATCTGGACCAAGGCGACCAACGAGGTCGCCGAGACCATGAACGACAACTTCCCGAAGACCAACCCCATCTTCATGATGGTGGACTCCGGGGCCCGCGGAAACATGATGCAGATGCGTCAGATCGCGGGTATGCGTGGTCTGGTGTCCAACGCGAAGAACGAGACCATCCCGCGTCCGATCAAGGCGTCCTTCCGCGAGGGCCTGACCGTGCTGGAGTACTTCATCTCCACCCACGGTGCCCGTAAGGGTCTGGCCGACACCGCCCTGCGTACCGCCGACTCCGGGTACCTCACCCGTCGTCTGGTGGACGTCTCGCAGGACGTCATCATCCGCGAGGAGGACTGCGGCACCGAGCGCGGCCTCAAGCTGGACATCGCGGCCAAGGGTGCCGACGGTGTGCTGCGCAAGGCGGACAACGTCGAGTCCAGCGTGTACGCGCGCTGCCTCGCCGAGGAGATCGTCGTCGACGGCAAGGTGCTGGCCCCGGCCGGTACCGACCTGGGCGACGTGCTCATCGACGAGCTCGTGCGGCACGGTGTGCAGACGGTCAAGACCCGTTCCGTGCTCACCTGTGAGTCGGCGGTCGGCACCTGCGCCATGTGCTACGGGCGTTCGCTGGCCACCGGCAAGCTGGTGGACATCGGTGAGGCGGTCGGCATCATCGCCGCCCAGTCCATCGGTGAGCCCGGTACCCAGCTGACGATGCGGACCTTCCACACCGGTGGTGTGGCCGGTGAGGACATCACCCAGGGTCTGCCCCGTGTGGTCGAGCTCTTCGAGGCCCGGCAGCCCAAGGGTGTCGCGCCGATCTCCGAGTCGGCCGGCCGGGTGCGGATCGATGAGACCGAGAAGACCAAGAAGGTCATCGTCACCCCGGACGACGGCACCGAGGAGACCTCCTACCCGGTCTCCAAGCGTGCCCGGCTGCTGGTCACCGAGGGCGACCACGTCGTCGTCGGCCAGCCGCTGACCGTGGGTGCCGCCAACCCGCACGAGGTGCTGCGGATCCTGGGCCAGCGCGCTGTCCAGATCTACCTGGTCGGCGAGGTCCAGAAGGTCTACAACTCGCAGGGTGTGGCCATCCACGACAAGCACATCGAGATCATCGTCCGGCAGATGCTGCGCCGGGTGACGATCATCGAGTCGGGCGACGCGGAGCTGCTGCCCGGTGAGCTGGTCGAGCGCTCGAAGTTCGAGGGCGAGAACCGCCGCGTGGTGTCCGAGGGCGGTCAGCCGGCCTCCGGCCGTCCGCAGCTGATGGGTATCACCAAGGCGTCGCTGGCCACCGAGTCGTGGCTGTCGGCGGCGTCCTTCCAGGAGACGACCCGGGTGCTCACCGACGCGGCGATCAACGCCAAGTCGGACTCCCTGATCGGCCTCAAGGAGAACGTGATCATCGGTAAGCTCATCCCGGCCGGTACGGGTCTGGCCCGTTACCGCAACATCCGGGTGGAGCCGACCGAGGAGGCGAAGGCGGCGATGTACTCGGCTGTCGGCTACGACGACATCGACTACTCCCCCTTCGGCACGGGCTCCGGCCAGGCGGTCCCGCTGGAGGACTACGACTACGGTCCGTACCAGGGCTGA